The Ziziphus jujuba cultivar Dongzao chromosome 7, ASM3175591v1 genome includes a region encoding these proteins:
- the LOC107425307 gene encoding WEB family protein At3g02930, chloroplastic, with protein sequence MQQQMGQLDDELKKMEDKLYVVEEERDRALAELRSMKKMADEEANKRKRDEQSAQKALEMQNSMKEMLSEAKEELKTKEKIINSLKLELQKSNEMELKLSEKDISLNSLKDQLAIAKSSESNALALLSEREKHIHELEAEVENGKKAEAKILDSLMNQTEQLEETRILLQESKTEIKSLLQKVENLENSQNSHDDSELQSAKEKLSNSEKAEKLAWEKTKTLIEEMNLMKNELRAAKEAEENSKKALDDLALALKEVATEANQVKEKLGLAQAELDHSRGEEDRLSLILKSTEEKFKVLLDEARKEAELYRNTAERLRSEAEETLLAWNGKETGLVDCIKRAEEERYEAQQESIRLHEMLNEAEKKSIAAKEENNKLRDILKQALNEASVAKNASGIAKEENSQLKDIIAEKDRNLNFLTQENENFRMNEAAALENIKELKRLLFEATMMENDNNNNNKKEKEKPPLKDSRKEEKEKTHSKEMKKEDQKEGGHGNKLKASNLVDKEEKEPGEYKPGKTVSLNISEALMKGSIFGNADTPKSEIIDHHIQRSKTTVLNGDEGETDHSDHDSDHDQNLDENHSDHEHDHDHDHDAENERSNRKKKALIWRFGDLLKKRSTHGHRKEPPFE encoded by the coding sequence ATGCAGCAACAAATGGGACAGCTTGATGACGAGCTCAAGAAGATGGAGGACAAACTTTATGTAGTAGAGGAAGAAAGAGATCGAGCACTTGCAGAGCTTAGATCAATGAAAAAGATGGCGGATGAGGAGGCCAACAAGAGAAAACGTGATGAACAATCTGCTCAGAAGGCTCTGGAGATGCAAAACTCCATGAAGGAAATGCTATCGGAGGCAAAAGAAGAATTGAAAACCAAAGAGAAAATCATCAACTCTCTGAAACTCGAGCTCCAAAAATCCAATGAAATGGAGCTCAAACTATCAGAGAAAGATATCTCATTGAACAGCTTGAAAGATCAGCTTGCCATAGCCAAATCCTCTGAGTCCAATGCATTGGCTTTGTTATCTGAAAGAGAGAAACATATACATGAATTGGAAGCAGAAGTAGAGAATGGTAAAAAAGCAGAGGCGAAAATACTCGATTCCTTGATGAACCAGACAGAGCAGCTTGAAGAAACAAGAATTTTGCTACAAGAATCGAAAACCGAGATCAAGTCTCTCCTTCAAAAggttgaaaatttggaaaactcTCAAAATTCTCATGACGACTCTGAGCTTCAATCGGCGAAAGAAAAGCTGTCCAACTCCGAAAAGGCCGAGAAACTTGCTTGGGAGAAGACCAAGACTTTGATCGAggaaatgaatttgatgaagaacgAATTGAGAGCGGCGAAGGAAGCTGAAGAAAACAGCAAAAAAGCATTGGATGATCTAGCATTGGCTTTAAAAGAAGTTGCTACAGAAGCTAATCAGGTGAAAGAGAAACTCGGTTTAGCACAGGCAGAGCTAGATCATTCAAGAGGAGAAGAAGATCGTCTATCATTGATATTGAAAAGCACTGAAGAGAAATTCAAAGTATTGTTGGATGAAGCCAGAAAAGAAGCCGAACTCTATAGGAATACCGCAGAGAGGTTGAGATCAGAAGCTGAAGAAACACTTCTTGCTTGGAATGGCAAAGAAACTGGCTTGGTTGATTGCATAAAGAGAGCTGAAGAAGAAAGGTATGAAGCGCAACAAGAAAGTATTAGATTGCATGAGATGCTGAATGAAGCCGAGAAGAAGTCGATTGCGGCGAAGGAAGAGAATAACAAGCTGAGGGATATACTCAAGCAGGCATTGAATGAAGCAAGTGTTGCCAAAAATGCTTCAGGGATTGCTAAGGAAGAGAATTCCCAACTCAAAGATATCATCGCTGAGAAAGACAGGAACTTGAATTTTCTCACTCAGGAAAATGAGAATTTCCGGATGAATGAAGCTGCAGCTCTTGAGAACATCAAGGAGTTGAAAAGGTTGCTGTTTGAAGCAACAATGATGGagaatgataacaataataacaacaagaaggaaaaggagaaaCCGCCTTTGAAGGATTCGAGGAAGGAGGAGAAGGAGAAAACACATTCAAAGGAGATGAAGAAGGAGGATCAAAAGGAAGGTGGACACGGTAATAAATTGAAGGCAAGTAATTTAGTAgacaaggaagaaaaagaacctGGAGAGTATAAACCAGGTAAAACTGTGAGTTTGAATATCAGTGAGGCACTTATGAAAGGATCAATATTTGGTAATGCAGATACCCCAAAATCCGAAATAATAGATCATCATATTCAGAGAAGCAAGACTACTGTATTGAATGGTGATGAAGGAGAAACGGATCATTCAGATCATGATTCTGATCATGATCAGAACCTAGATGAAAACCATTCTGATCATGAACATGAccatgatcatgatcatgatgCAGAGAATGAGAGaagcaatagaaaaaagaaagcattGATTTGGAGATTTGGTGATCTTCTAAAGAAAAGAAGTACACATGGCCACAGAAAGGAACCGCCATTTGAATAG